TGCAAGCGTAGTCATGTTTTTTTCACTACTCAACTCTGGTTGCTGTAAATCTACTGGAGAAGTTTGTTTTGATTTATTGAGTTCTGCAACTATGTGATTGGTTAAAGCTTCCGGTGTGGTAAAGTTCCAAGCAACCGTAGCGTCGATCTGGATAGCTTGTCCTAGCCACTGTTCCAACTCCTGCGATAAATCCACTACCATCACAGAATCCATGCCATACTCAGCAAAGGATTGATTCAATTTCACCGATTGAGTATTGATGTTTAATTTTTTGCTTAACCAATTTTCTATCCAGTTCTCAATCGTTTCTACTGTATGGATAGGAAAACTTGATGGCAACTGAGCATTAACTTCCACCTCATCTGATATTCTGCTGGAATGTTCCCAAGAGGCTATCACCTTCAAGCTTTTTTCCAGAAAAGCACTTCGACAAGCACTGCGCTGAATCTTACCACTGGAAGTTTTGGGAATGCTGCCGGGATCGACAAGGACTATTGCATAAATGTGTAACTCGTGTTCTTCGGCAACAGCTTTACGGATAGCTCTTGCTACTATCTCTATATCTAACTTCTGCCGCCAAGTGCGCTCTACTTCCCCAACAACTACCAACTGCTCTTCACCATTCACTTCTACTGTAAAAGCTGCTTCACAACTAGGTCGCAGTGCTGGGTGACTCTCGGCGACTGTCCATTCAATGTCTTGAGGATAATGGTTTTGACCCCGGATAATGATGACATCTTTGAGTCGTCCTGTAACGAATAATTCGCCATCTTTGATAAATCCTAAATCCCCTGTCCGCAAAAACGGCCCTTCTTTGGTGTCTGTTAAATAAGCACCAAAGGTTTTGTTAGTTTCCTCGGTGCGCTGCCAATATCCTTGTGCAACGCTAGGGCCAGCAACCCAAATTTCGCCGACTTCTTGGGCGGCACATTGGGTTAATAATTCGGGATGAACGATGACGACTTTACTATCAATTGCTGGCTGTCCGTGTCCTACCAGAGTCTGGACTTTCTCCTGGCTTTTGCCCTCTATTACTTGATTTTGTGCCAGTGCTTCGGCTTGAACTGTATAGAAGTTCGGTAACTTTTGGTTCCGTACCCCAGCTACTACTAGGGTTGCTTCTGCTAAACCGTAGCCAGGGCAAACGGTGGATGGTGCAAAACCGTATGGTTTGAAGGTGGCGTTAAACCTGTTGATGGTGTCTGCTCTGACTGGTTCAGCCCCGTTTAAGGTCATGTGCCAACTACTTAAATCGAGGCTGGCGCGTTGTTCGGGTGTGGTTTTGAGGAGGCAGAGTTCGTAGGCGAAGTTAGGAGCGCCGCTATGGGTGGCTTTGTAACGGGAAATTGCCTCTAGCCATCGGATCGGTTTTTGAATAAAGGTGACAGGAGCCATCATGTAGCAGGGAAAACCTTGATACAGAGGTTGGAGAACTCCATAAATTAATCCCATGTCATGGAAAACAGGCAACCAAGTCACCATGACGCTTTGGGAATTGTACTCCCATATCTGTTGTGTATATTGGGAGTTGTGCAGCAGGTTGCCATGACTTACCATTACACCCTTGGGCTTGCCTGTTGAGCCGGAAGTGTATTGGAGAAAAGCTAGGGTATCTCGATTTATTGGCATTGGTTGCCAGTTGGCTGCTTCATCAACGGCGATGCTATCGGTAGCCAATAAGGGCATATTGGCAAACTCTGGATCTTGGGCAAATTGGCTTTGGATCTGGGTGAGAGTATCGCTGACTGTCAGGGCAATGGTGGTTTGTGCATCTGATGCGATCGCCCGTAATCTTGATACACTTTGGTTGCGTTTGGGGGGGTACACGGGAACCGCTACAACACCAGCATATAAACAGCCGAAGAAGGCAGCAATAAACTCTAGACCCGGTGGA
Above is a genomic segment from Nostoc sp. MS1 containing:
- a CDS encoding AMP-binding protein; its protein translation is MTVCLSNLPDSLEKISTLVELLSYRAQIQSEQRAYTFLRDGETEEASLTYSQLDQKARAIAAHLQSLKTVGDGVPPTVGDRVLLLYPPGLEFIAAFFGCLYAGVVAVPVYPPKRNQSVSRLRAIASDAQTTIALTVSDTLTQIQSQFAQDPEFANMPLLATDSIAVDEAANWQPMPINRDTLAFLQYTSGSTGKPKGVMVSHGNLLHNSQYTQQIWEYNSQSVMVTWLPVFHDMGLIYGVLQPLYQGFPCYMMAPVTFIQKPIRWLEAISRYKATHSGAPNFAYELCLLKTTPEQRASLDLSSWHMTLNGAEPVRADTINRFNATFKPYGFAPSTVCPGYGLAEATLVVAGVRNQKLPNFYTVQAEALAQNQVIEGKSQEKVQTLVGHGQPAIDSKVVIVHPELLTQCAAQEVGEIWVAGPSVAQGYWQRTEETNKTFGAYLTDTKEGPFLRTGDLGFIKDGELFVTGRLKDVIIIRGQNHYPQDIEWTVAESHPALRPSCEAAFTVEVNGEEQLVVVGEVERTWRQKLDIEIVARAIRKAVAEEHELHIYAIVLVDPGSIPKTSSGKIQRSACRSAFLEKSLKVIASWEHSSRISDEVEVNAQLPSSFPIHTVETIENWIENWLSKKLNINTQSVKLNQSFAEYGMDSVMVVDLSQELEQWLGQAIQIDATVAWNFTTPEALTNHIVAELNKSKQTSPVDLQQPELSSEKNMTTLAEIPTNIDEMSVEELAKLLSEEIAVNQKRKS